A single genomic interval of Mucilaginibacter robiniae harbors:
- a CDS encoding RNA polymerase sigma factor: MPEEKNSYLLKAIKDYGQSLLSFIRRRVKNDADAEDILQDVWYQLSAMVNASPVEQTGAWLYRVARNKITDKYRKHSESLLDDLFGNNDTDDEPDYSAILFTDAQTPETEYLRNLFWEELFAALDELPPEQKQVFIWQELDDMPFQEIAERTGVNVQTLVSRKRYAVLHLRKRLKQLYEELTKH; the protein is encoded by the coding sequence ATGCCCGAAGAAAAAAACAGCTACCTCCTGAAAGCCATTAAAGATTATGGCCAAAGCTTGCTGTCGTTTATCCGCAGGCGGGTAAAAAATGATGCGGATGCTGAAGACATACTGCAGGATGTCTGGTATCAGCTGAGCGCAATGGTCAACGCCTCACCGGTTGAACAAACCGGGGCCTGGCTGTACCGTGTAGCCCGCAATAAAATTACGGATAAATACCGCAAGCATTCGGAAAGCTTACTGGACGACTTGTTTGGCAATAATGACACCGACGATGAGCCGGATTACAGCGCCATTTTATTCACCGATGCCCAAACCCCCGAAACAGAATATTTGCGCAACTTATTTTGGGAAGAACTTTTTGCCGCATTAGATGAACTTCCACCAGAGCAGAAACAGGTATTTATTTGGCAGGAGCTGGACGATATGCCGTTTCAGGAAATTGCCGAGCGTACCGGCGTAAATGTACAAACGCTGGTATCGCGCAAACGCTATGCAGTATTGCATCTGCGTAAGCGATTAAAACAATTGTACGAGGAGTTAACAAAACATTAA
- a CDS encoding NAD(P)/FAD-dependent oxidoreductase yields the protein MIKEIELVCSPEQHEDESALKNLAAIATKLSPKRIIAVQIIKRSIDARGRKVVYRMQVKVFVDEPYQPENFTTHYPDVKDRKPVIIVGAGPAGLFAALQCISSGYKPIVLERGKDVKQRRRDLANINKQGLVNPESNYCFGEGGAGTYSDGKLYTRSTKRGDVNQVLKIFVAHGASADILVDARPHIGTNKLPHIITAMRETILNAGGEIQFDTKVTALDTQFDKIAGVHTAAGDHIKADAVILATGHSARDVFEMLHRQNVLIEAKPFALGVRIEHPQEIVDKAQYHCDIRGPYLPPSYYSLVEQVDNRGVFSFCMCPGGIIAPCSTEPGEIVVNGWSPSKRNNPYANSGTVVQINLEDVVGNNNDPFKLLRFQQQVEQAAFAGGGGNLVAPGQRMIDFVEGRISTDLPKNSYLPGVKSVELKEVLPDWIHQRLQKALPAFGRKMKGYYTNEAILVGVESRTSSPVKVPRDRETLQHPQISGLYPCGEGAGYAGGIISAAIDGINCALAAIKQLG from the coding sequence ATGATTAAAGAAATTGAACTGGTGTGCTCGCCCGAGCAACACGAAGATGAATCCGCTTTAAAAAACTTAGCAGCTATTGCTACTAAACTATCACCCAAGCGCATTATTGCTGTTCAGATTATAAAACGTTCTATCGATGCGCGTGGTCGCAAGGTAGTTTACCGTATGCAGGTAAAGGTTTTTGTAGATGAACCTTATCAACCTGAAAACTTCACTACCCACTACCCTGACGTTAAAGATAGAAAACCGGTAATTATTGTGGGCGCTGGCCCGGCTGGCTTGTTTGCTGCCCTGCAATGTATTTCATCAGGCTACAAGCCCATTGTTTTAGAGCGTGGGAAAGATGTAAAACAACGCCGGCGTGATTTGGCTAATATTAACAAGCAAGGCTTAGTTAATCCTGAATCCAACTACTGTTTTGGTGAAGGTGGGGCAGGTACTTACTCGGATGGTAAACTTTATACCCGGTCAACCAAACGGGGAGATGTAAACCAAGTTTTGAAAATATTTGTAGCACATGGTGCCTCGGCAGATATTTTGGTAGATGCTCGTCCGCATATTGGTACGAATAAGTTGCCGCATATTATCACTGCCATGCGCGAAACCATATTGAATGCCGGAGGCGAAATTCAGTTTGATACTAAAGTAACCGCACTGGATACTCAGTTTGATAAAATAGCCGGTGTACATACGGCGGCTGGCGATCATATCAAAGCAGATGCCGTTATACTAGCTACCGGCCATTCGGCACGCGATGTATTTGAAATGTTGCACCGGCAGAATGTTCTAATTGAAGCCAAGCCTTTTGCTTTAGGTGTACGTATTGAGCACCCGCAAGAAATTGTAGATAAAGCGCAATACCATTGTGATATACGCGGACCATACCTGCCGCCATCCTATTACAGTTTGGTAGAGCAGGTAGATAATCGGGGAGTGTTTTCGTTTTGTATGTGTCCCGGCGGTATCATTGCTCCTTGCTCAACCGAACCTGGCGAAATAGTAGTCAATGGCTGGAGCCCATCCAAACGGAATAATCCTTATGCTAATTCAGGTACCGTGGTGCAAATCAATCTAGAAGATGTTGTGGGCAATAATAACGACCCTTTTAAATTATTGCGTTTTCAGCAGCAGGTTGAACAAGCCGCTTTTGCAGGAGGTGGAGGTAACCTGGTTGCTCCCGGTCAGCGCATGATTGATTTTGTAGAAGGGCGAATTTCAACTGATTTACCTAAAAACTCCTATCTGCCCGGCGTAAAAAGTGTAGAATTAAAAGAAGTGCTGCCAGACTGGATACACCAGCGTCTGCAAAAAGCATTACCAGCGTTTGGCCGTAAAATGAAAGGTTATTACACCAACGAGGCTATTTTGGTAGGCGTAGAGTCGCGAACATCATCACCCGTAAAAGTTCCGCGTGATCGGGAAACTTTGCAGCATCCGCAAATCAGCGGTTTATACCCTTGTGGTGAAGGCGCTGGTTATGCAGGAGGCATCATTTCGGCAGCTATTGATGGTATTAATTGTGCATTAGCTGCAATAAAGCAGTTAGGTTAA
- a CDS encoding methyltransferase RsmF C-terminal domain-like protein, with protein MQAAHFPSGFLTSLHQAPGFQQDTFTQTHVNGQSPTSIRINPFKAIPVPDVQPVPWCANGYYLNNRPSFTFDPLFHAGCYYVQEASSMFIDYILKHIRNDEDALKILDLCAAPGGKSTLISSVMQEDDLLVANEIIKTRVPILTDNLNRWGRANVVVTNNDPKTFSALKSFFDIIVVDAPCSGSGMFRKDPAAMEEWSEANVTLCQQRQERILADVYPALQEGGYFIYSTCSYSYEEDEAVLDWLCEEFDVETVRIPVPAEWGIVESQSARHQAWSYRFYPDQVKGEGLFAACLRKKESSGYLSNYKPKTQKPDYKEIDKLKSYVENPDQLHFFKLNEDWLVIPKVHKDSLNTLQQYLYIKKSGIRLGKMAGKDLIPDHELALSLLVNKNMFLQTELTYEQAIVYLRKENLNNLSAESKGWSLMMYVGQVLGWAKLLPNRMNNYYPKEIRILSTQSAKGGTLTDSAE; from the coding sequence ATGCAAGCAGCACATTTCCCGTCAGGATTTTTAACCTCATTACATCAGGCACCAGGCTTTCAGCAAGATACCTTTACACAAACGCATGTAAATGGACAATCGCCAACATCTATTCGGATTAATCCATTTAAAGCTATCCCGGTACCTGATGTGCAACCTGTGCCCTGGTGTGCTAATGGATATTATCTGAACAATCGTCCTTCTTTTACATTTGATCCACTGTTTCATGCAGGGTGTTATTATGTACAAGAAGCTTCTTCTATGTTTATTGATTATATACTGAAGCATATCCGTAATGATGAAGATGCATTAAAGATATTGGATTTATGTGCCGCACCAGGTGGCAAAAGCACACTCATTAGTTCTGTTATGCAAGAAGATGATTTATTAGTTGCTAATGAAATTATTAAAACCCGTGTACCTATACTTACCGATAACCTAAACCGCTGGGGGCGGGCTAATGTAGTAGTCACCAACAACGACCCTAAAACTTTCAGTGCGCTGAAAAGCTTTTTTGATATTATAGTAGTGGATGCCCCTTGTTCCGGCTCGGGTATGTTCCGCAAAGATCCAGCAGCTATGGAAGAATGGTCGGAAGCTAATGTAACTTTGTGCCAGCAGCGGCAGGAACGTATATTGGCTGATGTTTATCCGGCTTTGCAGGAAGGTGGCTATTTTATCTATTCTACTTGCTCATACTCTTATGAAGAAGATGAAGCAGTTCTAGATTGGCTTTGTGAAGAATTTGATGTTGAAACCGTGCGCATACCTGTACCTGCCGAATGGGGTATTGTAGAAAGCCAATCGGCCCGGCATCAAGCCTGGAGTTACCGGTTTTACCCGGATCAGGTAAAAGGTGAAGGCTTGTTTGCAGCCTGCTTGCGTAAAAAAGAGAGCAGTGGTTATTTATCTAACTATAAACCCAAGACACAAAAACCTGATTACAAGGAAATAGATAAGCTTAAATCTTATGTTGAAAACCCGGACCAGCTACACTTTTTTAAATTAAATGAAGATTGGCTGGTAATTCCGAAAGTGCACAAAGATAGTTTAAATACCTTACAGCAATACTTGTACATTAAAAAATCAGGTATTCGTTTAGGTAAAATGGCCGGTAAAGATTTAATACCCGACCATGAATTGGCTTTAAGTTTATTGGTTAACAAAAATATGTTTTTACAAACAGAACTTACTTACGAGCAAGCCATTGTCTATTTGCGGAAAGAGAACCTTAATAATTTAAGCGCCGAAAGTAAAGGATGGAGCTTAATGATGTATGTAGGGCAAGTACTGGGTTGGGCAAAGTTGTTACCTAATAGGATGAATAATTACTACCCGAAAGAAATAAGAATACTAAGTACACAGTCTGCAAAAGGAGGAACATTAACCGATTCTGCTGAATAG
- a CDS encoding CoA-binding protein translates to MLLKEKKTLILGATPDTSRYAYLAANRLVRTGHDIVNVGIKKGEVAGVPIEKPETIHADIDTITLYVGPHNQPPLYDYILSTNPKRIIFNPGTENPELKKLARERGIETLSACTLVMLSTGQY, encoded by the coding sequence ATGTTACTTAAAGAAAAGAAAACTTTGATATTAGGTGCCACACCCGACACTAGCCGCTATGCTTATCTTGCTGCTAACCGCTTGGTGCGCACCGGGCACGATATTGTAAACGTAGGTATTAAAAAAGGTGAAGTGGCCGGTGTACCTATTGAGAAACCAGAAACCATACATGCCGATATAGATACCATAACGCTGTATGTTGGGCCGCATAACCAGCCGCCGTTGTATGATTATATACTAAGTACCAACCCTAAGCGAATTATTTTCAATCCAGGTACTGAAAATCCGGAATTGAAAAAGCTGGCTCGCGAGCGGGGAATAGAAACACTATCAGCCTGTACATTGGTAATGTTATCAACAGGGCAGTATTAA
- a CDS encoding DinB family protein — METAQQLQFELSNVFDGQPWYGTNINRLIGQVSWQTAYAKTSNGENSIAQIILHMIGYTEEVISRLQGNPAGVPARGDWPDAGLPGEQNWQELVVELSRANDNLMHAMQALQPSQWEQLINDQRGSEPVTSYKELIRGFIQHQIYHAGQIAILNHIHHVT, encoded by the coding sequence ATGGAAACTGCTCAACAGCTTCAATTCGAATTAAGTAATGTTTTTGATGGTCAACCCTGGTATGGCACCAACATTAACCGGTTGATTGGTCAGGTAAGCTGGCAAACAGCTTATGCTAAAACCAGCAATGGCGAAAATAGTATTGCTCAAATCATATTGCATATGATTGGTTATACTGAGGAAGTAATAAGTAGGCTACAGGGCAACCCGGCCGGTGTACCAGCCCGCGGGGATTGGCCGGATGCAGGTTTACCCGGCGAACAAAACTGGCAGGAATTGGTTGTTGAATTAAGTAGGGCCAATGATAACTTGATGCATGCGATGCAGGCTTTGCAGCCTAGCCAATGGGAACAACTCATTAACGATCAGCGTGGCAGTGAGCCCGTAACCAGTTATAAAGAACTTATACGTGGCTTTATTCAGCATCAGATTTATCATGCCGGTCAAATTGCTATATTAAACCATATACACCATGTTACTTAA